In Clostridium swellfunianum, a genomic segment contains:
- a CDS encoding response regulator, producing MSKILIVDDNKKNCEILEDLLAAWGYEAFTADEGVKALNSALELEPAVILLDVMLPGMNGFELCKKLKMGQTTKDIPVIMITALNEVEDRIRGFNAGADVFLSRPVVYQELKNRVEWAVNFRKKLNEMENMKSVVKSFVAIMKLKDEKLYSHAINVKNYCEKVVKLFSITDEQEEKILTAACLMDIGKLASDSEQEHIDKGVSIIAPLKAGEWLKVFIERHHDRKCRAEASLEAQVLTTVNRFVELWEQSGSKDTAEQSLSKECREGFWSTEVLEAISQVLKDESFVRSIKLGL from the coding sequence GTGAGTAAGATACTGATAGTAGACGATAATAAGAAAAACTGCGAGATATTGGAGGATTTGCTTGCTGCCTGGGGTTACGAAGCTTTTACGGCAGATGAGGGTGTTAAGGCGCTAAACTCTGCCTTAGAGCTTGAGCCTGCTGTTATACTGCTGGATGTTATGCTGCCCGGTATGAATGGTTTTGAGCTTTGCAAGAAATTAAAGATGGGACAGACTACCAAGGATATACCTGTAATAATGATAACAGCTTTAAATGAGGTAGAGGATAGAATTAGAGGGTTTAACGCTGGAGCAGATGTATTTTTATCAAGGCCTGTGGTTTATCAGGAATTAAAGAATAGGGTAGAATGGGCGGTAAACTTTAGAAAAAAGCTTAATGAGATGGAAAATATGAAAAGTGTAGTAAAAAGCTTTGTAGCTATTATGAAACTTAAGGATGAAAAGCTTTATAGTCATGCTATAAATGTTAAAAACTACTGCGAAAAGGTTGTTAAGCTGTTTTCAATAACTGATGAGCAGGAAGAGAAAATTCTTACAGCTGCTTGTTTAATGGATATTGGAAAGCTTGCTTCAGATTCTGAGCAGGAGCATATAGACAAAGGCGTAAGCATTATTGCTCCTCTAAAAGCAGGAGAGTGGCTTAAGGTTTTTATTGAAAGGCATCATGATAGAAAGTGCCGTGCAGAAGCATCGCTGGAAGCGCAGGTTTTGACCACAGTAAACAGGTTTGTGGAGCTATGGGAACAATCAGGCAGCAAGGATACTGCCGAGCAGAGCTTAAGTAAGGAATGCAGAGAGGGCTTTTGGAGCACTGAGGTGCTGGAGGCAATTAGCCAGGTACTGAAGGATGAGAGCTTTGTAAGAAGTATAAAACTAGGACTTTAG
- the hpdB gene encoding 4-hydroxyphenylacetate decarboxylase large subunit, giving the protein MAVKTKLADILAEKGLPINFQFGGEAPEEMISREVTKEPTPRANRLRDIYYDTLSTANTEFPYWYTRRWNELEGEVDVVRRAEALKCAFSHLTPNILPGEKLVMQKTNYYRGSFPMPWLSEGFFVAKEDELYKEALNRGSASAGELSKFGTGGGNVTRSFGKIVSIAGKFGMRQEEIPVLVKLAKEWVGRSVDDLGHKYEQMVPGYQVKENIMKSLICMFDSGFTLPQGREVINYYYPMQYGFDGLIDMAMECKAAVAGNADGDGLVGMDRLYFYEAVKLILEGIQAWILNYAKHAKQLAEAEKNETQKAEYIEIAECLEWIAHKQPRTFREALQLTYTIHIAVLNEDAISGMSLGRLGQMLYPWFEQDIAAGRTTEKEVLELLELHRVKFTTIDCFASTGVVGGVLSGNTFNNLTLGGLQKDGTPAVNRLEYLIVEAGITCGSPQPTLSCMYDEKLPEEFLLKCIECDKTGTGYPAWMNNRGAIEFMINQYGPEGMTIDEARAVAIGGCLETSPCCWKELHLNGKKYWVSGGAGQPTSVGVHFIANPKVLELVVTNGKDHRTGLQVYPAHNKKLETFEELYEQFKDYYDLTCDVLARTNNIQHDIWRKKNMAVFSSMLKPDCLDKGHHIGNLGYRYNATYNVESCGTINTINSLASIKKLVYDDNKYTLDELKEAILNNFGFKTAAEVGSYSLADQEKRDNSSKYDEIYGDCLLAPKYGNDDPYVDNLLKDYENWFCNMCHDYESLYGKKMYACQISVSTHGAQGAATLASADGRLAGTTYADGSMSAYPGTDKNGPYALFTSATVWDHSMSQNSQMNLKIHPSAIKGEEGSRKLLDLTRAYMRKGGYHIQYNVVDSKVLKEAQSSPQNYRDLMVRVAGFTQYWCEIGKPIQDEVIARTEYEGV; this is encoded by the coding sequence ATGGCTGTAAAAACAAAATTGGCAGATATTCTTGCCGAAAAGGGTTTACCAATTAATTTTCAATTTGGCGGTGAGGCTCCAGAGGAAATGATTTCTCGTGAGGTAACAAAGGAGCCTACACCAAGAGCTAACAGATTAAGAGACATATACTACGACACCTTATCAACTGCTAATACGGAATTTCCATATTGGTACACTAGAAGATGGAATGAGCTTGAGGGAGAGGTTGACGTTGTTAGAAGAGCTGAAGCTTTAAAGTGTGCATTTTCACACTTAACACCGAATATTCTTCCAGGTGAAAAGCTGGTTATGCAGAAAACTAATTATTATAGAGGCTCCTTCCCTATGCCTTGGCTTTCAGAGGGTTTTTTCGTAGCAAAGGAGGATGAGCTTTACAAGGAAGCTTTAAACAGGGGAAGCGCTAGCGCAGGAGAGCTTAGTAAATTTGGTACAGGCGGAGGTAACGTTACAAGAAGTTTTGGAAAAATAGTTTCTATCGCCGGAAAGTTTGGAATGAGACAGGAGGAAATACCTGTTTTAGTTAAGCTTGCAAAGGAATGGGTTGGCCGTTCCGTTGATGATTTAGGACATAAATATGAGCAGATGGTGCCAGGATATCAAGTAAAAGAAAATATAATGAAATCCTTAATCTGCATGTTTGACTCAGGTTTTACACTTCCACAAGGAAGAGAAGTTATTAATTACTATTATCCGATGCAATATGGTTTTGATGGCCTAATAGACATGGCTATGGAATGCAAGGCTGCTGTTGCAGGAAATGCTGACGGCGACGGTCTTGTTGGAATGGATCGTTTATATTTCTATGAAGCTGTTAAGCTTATATTGGAAGGTATACAAGCCTGGATACTAAATTATGCAAAGCATGCAAAACAGCTTGCTGAGGCAGAAAAGAATGAAACTCAGAAGGCTGAATATATAGAAATTGCTGAGTGCTTGGAGTGGATAGCTCACAAACAGCCTAGAACCTTTAGAGAAGCTCTTCAGTTAACCTACACTATTCATATTGCAGTGCTTAATGAAGATGCTATATCTGGAATGTCCCTTGGTAGACTTGGACAGATGCTTTATCCATGGTTTGAACAGGACATAGCAGCAGGAAGAACTACTGAGAAAGAAGTATTGGAGCTTCTTGAGCTTCACAGAGTTAAATTTACAACTATAGACTGCTTTGCTTCTACCGGAGTTGTAGGCGGAGTTCTTTCCGGAAATACCTTTAACAATCTAACTCTTGGCGGGCTTCAAAAGGATGGAACCCCTGCTGTTAACAGACTTGAATATTTGATAGTTGAAGCTGGTATTACCTGCGGCAGCCCACAGCCAACCTTGTCCTGCATGTACGATGAAAAGCTGCCTGAGGAATTCCTATTAAAGTGCATAGAATGCGATAAGACCGGTACTGGCTATCCTGCATGGATGAACAATCGTGGAGCTATAGAATTCATGATAAACCAATATGGACCTGAAGGCATGACAATAGACGAAGCTAGAGCGGTTGCTATTGGCGGCTGTTTGGAAACCTCTCCATGCTGCTGGAAGGAACTGCATTTAAACGGAAAGAAATACTGGGTTTCAGGAGGAGCAGGACAGCCTACTTCTGTTGGAGTTCACTTTATAGCTAATCCTAAAGTTCTTGAGCTGGTTGTTACAAACGGAAAAGACCATAGAACTGGCCTTCAGGTTTATCCTGCTCACAATAAGAAGCTTGAAACCTTTGAGGAGCTATATGAACAATTTAAGGATTACTATGACTTAACCTGCGATGTGCTTGCTAGAACTAATAACATACAGCACGATATTTGGAGAAAGAAGAACATGGCAGTATTCAGTTCAATGCTTAAGCCGGACTGTTTGGACAAAGGCCATCATATAGGCAATTTAGGATATAGATATAATGCAACCTATAATGTTGAGAGCTGTGGAACTATAAATACTATAAATAGTCTTGCTTCCATAAAGAAGCTTGTATATGACGATAATAAGTATACTCTTGATGAGCTTAAGGAAGCTATTCTTAATAACTTCGGCTTTAAGACTGCTGCTGAGGTTGGAAGCTATTCCTTAGCTGACCAGGAAAAGAGAGACAACAGTTCTAAGTATGATGAAATTTATGGAGACTGCTTATTGGCTCCTAAGTATGGAAATGATGATCCATACGTAGACAATCTGTTAAAGGATTATGAAAACTGGTTCTGCAATATGTGCCATGACTATGAATCCTTGTATGGAAAGAAGATGTATGCTTGCCAAATTTCTGTTTCAACCCATGGAGCACAAGGTGCTGCTACACTTGCAAGTGCAGATGGAAGATTGGCAGGAACAACCTATGCTGACGGTTCAATGTCTGCTTATCCAGGAACAGATAAGAATGGTCCATATGCATTGTTTACATCCGCCACAGTTTGGGATCATAGTATGTCCCAAAATTCTCAGATGAACTTAAAGATTCACCCAAGTGCAATTAAGGGTGAAGAAGGCTCAAGAAAGCTTCTTGATTTAACTCGTGCTTATATGAGAAAGGGCGGTTACCATATTCAATACAACGTTGTAGACTCAAAGGTATTAAAGGAAGCTCAATCGAGTCCGCAAAACTATAGAGACTTGATGGTGCGTGTTGCAGGCTTTACACAGTACTGGTGTGAAATAGGAAAGCCAATTCAAGACGAAGTTATAGCAAGAACTGAATATGAAGGGGTGTAA
- the hpdC gene encoding 4-hydroxyphenylacetate decarboxylase small subunit yields MAKENMKHNDCVNFAPVDAAKGICRVTNSMVFIDTETCGNFNEACKCRNCKNFINPNNDNIGTCVGLKKEAWTFADLCAATCEGYKSV; encoded by the coding sequence ATGGCAAAGGAAAATATGAAGCATAATGATTGTGTTAATTTTGCACCAGTGGATGCTGCAAAGGGCATCTGCAGAGTTACAAACTCTATGGTGTTTATAGATACTGAAACCTGCGGAAACTTTAATGAGGCCTGCAAATGCAGAAACTGCAAAAACTTTATTAATCCAAACAACGATAATATAGGAACCTGTGTTGGACTTAAAAAGGAAGCTTGGACTTTTGCGGATCTCTGCGCTGCTACTTGCGAAGGCTATAAATCAGTTTAA